From a single Fusobacterium ulcerans ATCC 49185 genomic region:
- a CDS encoding LytTR family DNA-binding domain-containing protein, giving the protein MKFLFYGDDLFFYLLKETFTFDIERVENFEICFIEKSILITDNNIFNIENISFDNLEKIYIYSDRVETKFLKRYSDFINKMSFHGRDEYIFFEKFFTEKLDKVKLNKRNKVILSDSFKDVIIPMEDIEYFSYDRNQKKSFAIVDGNSYFLKKSLTEIEKFMEDSDFIRIERGIILNIKKIKEIDYKEEYVMTNSGQKIYLGRSILKKISENYFEDFYRL; this is encoded by the coding sequence ATGAAATTTCTATTTTATGGAGATGATTTGTTTTTTTACCTTTTAAAAGAAACTTTTACTTTTGATATTGAAAGAGTAGAAAATTTTGAGATATGCTTTATAGAAAAAAGCATCCTTATAACTGATAATAATATTTTTAATATTGAAAATATATCTTTTGATAATCTAGAGAAAATATATATTTATTCTGACAGAGTAGAAACAAAATTCTTGAAGAGATATAGCGATTTTATAAATAAAATGTCTTTTCATGGAAGAGATGAATATATATTCTTTGAGAAATTTTTTACAGAAAAATTAGATAAAGTAAAATTAAATAAGCGAAATAAGGTTATATTGTCTGATAGTTTTAAAGATGTAATAATTCCTATGGAAGACATTGAGTATTTTTCATATGACAGGAATCAGAAAAAATCTTTTGCTATTGTTGATGGGAATTCATATTTTCTAAAAAAATCACTTACAGAAATTGAAAAATTTATGGAAGATTCAGATTTTATAAGAATTGAAAGAGGGATAATTCTCAATATAAAGAAGATAAAGGAGATAGATTACAAAGAAGAGTATGTAATGACAAATAGTGGACAGAAAATATATTTAGGAAGAAGTATATTAAAAAAAATAAGTGAAAATTATTTTGAAGATTTTTATAGATTGTAA
- a CDS encoding flavodoxin: MKTGIFYGSTTGVTQDISERVGKLLNADVMPASDIDKIKDYDLAILATSTWGMGDLQDDWFDPLDKLKTMDLAGKKIAFIGVGDQEGFGDTFVDGIGIIYDEIKGKGITLLGKTSTDGYSFSDSKGADDGEFLGLVIDENNQSNLTDERIAAWVEKLK, encoded by the coding sequence ATGAAAACTGGAATTTTTTATGGAAGTACAACTGGAGTTACACAAGATATCTCTGAAAGAGTGGGAAAACTATTAAATGCAGATGTTATGCCAGCATCTGATATCGATAAAATAAAAGATTATGATCTAGCTATCCTTGCTACATCTACATGGGGTATGGGAGATCTTCAAGATGACTGGTTTGATCCTCTTGATAAATTAAAAACAATGGATCTTGCTGGAAAGAAAATAGCTTTCATAGGAGTAGGAGATCAAGAAGGATTTGGAGATACTTTTGTTGACGGAATAGGAATAATCTATGATGAAATAAAAGGTAAGGGAATCACTCTTCTAGGAAAAACTTCTACTGATGGATATTCATTCTCAGATTCAAAAGGTGCAGATGATGGTGAGTTCTTAGGACTTGTTATTGATGAAAATAATCAAAGCAACCTTACTGATGAAAGAATAGCTGCATGGGTTGAAAAATTAAAATAA
- a CDS encoding Hint domain-containing protein: MCLEENTRILMADGSQKPIREIRIGDMVMCDLGEPKIVRNVWQGREEHMMCIELKNGSKIILTDNHPIKTTAGIKRADAIDENDEIVMVYGEKYKISSISCIEYGDRVYNLDIAGNFMIAEGIAVGDFGIQNRI, from the coding sequence ATGTGCTTAGAAGAAAATACTAGAATACTTATGGCTGATGGATCACAAAAACCTATTAGAGAGATAAGAATAGGAGATATGGTAATGTGTGATTTAGGAGAACCTAAAATAGTAAGAAATGTATGGCAGGGAAGAGAAGAACACATGATGTGTATAGAATTAAAAAATGGCTCAAAAATTATACTTACAGATAATCACCCTATAAAAACTACAGCAGGAATAAAAAGAGCAGATGCAATAGATGAAAATGATGAAATAGTCATGGTTTATGGAGAAAAATATAAAATATCTTCAATAAGCTGCATTGAATATGGAGATAGAGTATATAATTTAGATATTGCTGGAAATTTTATGATAGCTGAAGGAATAGCAGTTGGAGATTTTGGCATACAAAATAGAATATAA
- a CDS encoding MerR family transcriptional regulator, whose amino-acid sequence MKKLYKIGEISKLYNISSDILRHYEKIGLIIPDIRDENGYRYYSQKQIWKLNNIRNLRNLGIGLKEIINFMEDRSLIKTKEVIDFQLVKIEENLKKLSELKKELEDKKKNIEYFEDFEEYEKPVLREINKRYILYKKGNFHEEWEIDFELKKLKKKLPDDNDFIFTESEVGTTILKENWENGKYLDYSSTFVITADRTENVIEKGWYLTFVFKGSYEKVRDHYTFLKKYIEENNLTVIGDIIEIYHIEIHITDNVNEYVTEIQIPVKK is encoded by the coding sequence ATGAAAAAATTGTATAAAATTGGAGAGATAAGCAAACTTTATAATATAAGCAGCGATATATTAAGGCATTATGAGAAAATAGGCTTAATTATCCCAGATATAAGAGATGAGAATGGATATAGATACTATTCTCAAAAACAGATTTGGAAGCTGAATAATATAAGAAACTTAAGAAATTTAGGAATTGGGCTGAAAGAGATAATAAATTTTATGGAAGACAGAAGTTTAATAAAAACAAAAGAAGTCATAGATTTTCAGCTTGTAAAAATAGAGGAAAATCTAAAAAAACTTTCTGAATTAAAAAAAGAACTTGAAGATAAAAAGAAGAATATAGAGTATTTTGAAGATTTTGAAGAATATGAAAAACCTGTGTTGCGAGAAATAAATAAAAGATATATCTTATATAAAAAAGGAAACTTTCATGAGGAATGGGAGATAGATTTTGAACTTAAAAAACTCAAAAAGAAACTGCCAGATGATAATGATTTTATTTTTACTGAAAGTGAAGTTGGAACTACTATTCTTAAAGAGAATTGGGAAAATGGAAAATATCTTGATTACAGCAGTACATTTGTAATAACTGCTGACAGGACAGAAAATGTGATAGAAAAGGGATGGTATCTCACTTTTGTATTTAAGGGAAGCTATGAAAAAGTAAGAGATCATTATACTTTTTTAAAAAAATATATAGAGGAAAATAATCTTACTGTAATAGGAGATATAATTGAAATATACCATATAGAGATACATATTACAGATAATGTAAATGAATATGTCACTGAAATTCAGATACCTGTAAAAAAATAG